A genomic segment from Cyanobium sp. NIES-981 encodes:
- the gatB gene encoding Asp-tRNA(Asn)/Glu-tRNA(Gln) amidotransferase subunit GatB, with the protein MAGTAPTAVPPTAPQERPAAAAGAAAPAWEAVIGLETHVQLGTASKIFTSASTAFGDDPNTHIDPVVCGLPGTLPVLNQKVLEYAVKAAMALNLHIAEHSKFDRKQYFYPDLPKNYQISQYDEPIAEDGWIEVEVAEKGKDTYLKRIGIERLHMEEDAGKLVHAGSDRLAGSTHSLVDYNRAGVALAEIVSKPDLRTGREAAEYASEIRRIMRYLGVSDGNMQEGSLRCDVNISVRRGPEAPFGTKVEIKNMNSFSAIQKACDYEIQRQIKAYEAGEPVVQETRLWDESKQLTKSMRSKEGSSDYRYFPDPDLGPIEVTPEQREAWRAELPELPAAKRHRYADQLGLSIYDARVLTDERPMAEYFEAVVAAGADAKATANWITGDIAAHVNANRLSYADLPLRPEQLAEMIQLIENGTISGKIAKELLPELLEQGGSARAIVAERGLGMISDPAALTAIVEELLAAHPDEVEAFRGGKTKLQGFFVGQLMKQTGGKADPKLANRILAEKLKG; encoded by the coding sequence ATGGCAGGCACCGCCCCCACAGCAGTCCCCCCGACCGCCCCGCAGGAGCGCCCCGCCGCCGCTGCCGGAGCCGCTGCCCCGGCCTGGGAGGCGGTGATCGGCCTGGAAACCCACGTGCAGCTCGGCACCGCCAGCAAGATCTTCACCAGTGCCTCCACCGCGTTCGGCGACGACCCCAACACCCACATCGACCCGGTGGTGTGCGGCCTGCCCGGCACCCTGCCGGTGCTCAATCAGAAGGTGCTGGAGTATGCGGTGAAGGCCGCCATGGCCCTCAATCTGCACATCGCCGAGCACAGCAAGTTCGACCGCAAGCAGTACTTCTATCCCGACCTGCCGAAGAACTACCAGATCTCCCAGTACGACGAACCGATCGCCGAAGACGGCTGGATCGAGGTGGAGGTGGCGGAGAAGGGCAAGGACACCTATCTCAAGCGCATCGGCATCGAGCGGCTGCACATGGAGGAGGACGCCGGCAAGCTCGTGCACGCCGGCAGCGACCGCCTGGCCGGCTCCACCCACTCGCTGGTGGACTACAACCGCGCCGGCGTGGCCCTGGCCGAGATCGTGAGCAAGCCGGATCTGCGCACCGGCCGGGAGGCGGCGGAGTACGCCTCCGAGATCCGGCGGATCATGCGCTATCTGGGTGTGAGTGACGGCAACATGCAGGAGGGATCCCTGCGCTGCGATGTGAACATCTCCGTGCGCCGCGGGCCCGAGGCCCCCTTCGGCACGAAGGTGGAGATCAAGAACATGAACTCCTTCTCGGCCATCCAGAAGGCCTGCGATTACGAGATCCAGCGGCAGATCAAGGCCTACGAGGCCGGGGAGCCCGTGGTGCAGGAAACGCGCCTCTGGGATGAGAGCAAGCAGCTCACCAAGAGCATGCGCTCCAAGGAAGGCAGCAGCGACTACCGCTATTTCCCCGACCCCGATCTCGGTCCGATCGAGGTCACGCCCGAGCAGCGGGAGGCCTGGCGCGCCGAACTGCCGGAGCTGCCCGCCGCCAAGCGCCACCGCTATGCCGACCAGCTGGGCCTGAGCATCTACGACGCCCGGGTGCTCACCGATGAACGCCCCATGGCCGAGTACTTCGAGGCGGTGGTGGCGGCGGGCGCCGACGCCAAGGCCACCGCCAACTGGATCACCGGCGACATCGCCGCCCACGTGAATGCCAACCGGCTCTCCTACGCCGATCTGCCCCTGCGGCCCGAGCAGCTGGCCGAGATGATCCAGCTGATCGAGAACGGCACGATCAGCGGCAAGATCGCCAAGGAGCTGCTGCCGGAACTGCTGGAGCAGGGCGGCTCCGCCAGGGCGATCGTGGCCGAGCGCGGGCTGGGCATGATCAGCGACCCGGCGGCGCTCACCGCCATCGTGGAGGAGCTGCTGGCGGCCCATCCCGATGAAGTGGAGGCGTTCCGCGGCGGCAAGACCAAACTGCAGGGCTTCTTCGTGGGTCAGCTGATGAAGCAGACCGGCGGCAAGGCCGATCCCAAGCTCGCCAACCGGATCCTGGCCGAGAAGCTCAAGGGCTGA
- a CDS encoding serine hydrolase: MRSIPTALPVNGRLSWPLRSITKSFTVTLLLKLADAGRLHLDDPVSRYVQGVPNGDAVTLRDLAAMTSGLPDYTTPEFIAAFEADPRRIFTARELLTYAWSQPLQGPPGEQAVYTNVNTVLLGQVIRAVTGRSFEHSLRRQVLRPLGLRHTLVTPNERRWPRPRPVGYQREDGRLTPQPGNLSIFRAAGEMVATLPDLRRWAGLLGRGLLLSRSTARERRTAAQPLLRGPEYDSYGLGLGSLEGWWGHTGEGLGFTALVMYEPRSRARAAIVANISNLPGVHAPTLLFRRIARRLEEGGITAATGGPAAAPLPAAALDSTAQRLARRWQIPGLAAGVWLPGGRRWRYLGGEAVLAGGGSGENRQRAGNALPWVALPPPL, encoded by the coding sequence ATGCGTTCCATCCCCACCGCCCTGCCCGTGAACGGCCGCCTCAGCTGGCCGCTGCGCTCGATCACCAAGTCGTTCACCGTCACGCTGCTGCTGAAGCTGGCCGATGCGGGGCGGCTGCATCTCGACGATCCGGTGTCCCGCTACGTGCAGGGGGTGCCCAACGGCGATGCGGTGACCCTGCGCGATCTGGCCGCCATGACCAGCGGCCTGCCGGATTACACCACGCCGGAATTCATCGCGGCCTTTGAGGCGGATCCGCGGCGGATCTTCACGGCGCGGGAGCTGCTGACCTACGCCTGGAGCCAGCCCCTGCAGGGCCCGCCGGGCGAGCAGGCGGTGTACACCAACGTGAACACCGTGCTGCTGGGGCAGGTGATCCGGGCGGTGACCGGACGCAGCTTCGAGCACAGCCTGCGCCGTCAGGTGCTCCGGCCGCTGGGATTGCGGCACACCCTGGTGACTCCCAACGAGCGCCGCTGGCCCAGGCCCCGCCCGGTGGGCTACCAGCGCGAAGATGGGCGTCTCACCCCCCAGCCCGGCAACCTCTCGATCTTCCGCGCCGCCGGCGAGATGGTGGCCACCCTGCCGGACCTGCGCCGCTGGGCCGGCCTGCTCGGCCGGGGCCTCCTCCTCAGCCGCAGCACGGCCCGGGAGCGGCGCACGGCCGCCCAGCCCCTGCTGCGCGGCCCCGAGTACGACAGCTACGGTCTGGGCCTGGGCAGCCTCGAGGGCTGGTGGGGGCACACCGGTGAGGGGCTGGGGTTCACGGCGCTGGTGATGTACGAGCCCCGCTCCCGGGCACGGGCGGCCATCGTGGCGAACATCTCCAACCTGCCCGGCGTTCACGCCCCCACCCTGCTGTTTCGCAGGATTGCCCGCCGGCTCGAGGAGGGCGGCATCACCGCTGCGACGGGCGGCCCCGCCGCCGCCCCCTTGCCGGCGGCGGCCCTCGACAGCACTGCGCAGCGGCTGGCCCGGCGTTGGCAGATCCCGGGACTGGCGGCCGGAGTGTGGCTGCCTGGTGGCCGTCGCTGGCGGTACCTGGGCGGCGAGGCGGTGCTGGCCGGCGGCGGCTCCGGCGAGAACCGCCAGCGGGCCGGCAACGCCCTGCCCTGGGTCGCCCTCCCACCACCGCTCTGA
- the argJ gene encoding bifunctional glutamate N-acetyltransferase/amino-acid acetyltransferase ArgJ, with the protein MPSSIPSWHPIPGGLTAPAGFLAAGITAGLKPSGNPDLSLLLAPQGAVCAGTFTTSRVRAACVNLCAERLEASGGHARAVVTNSGQANACTGDRGRIDSLRATEALAARLGLEAEQVLICSTGVIGVPIPMDTLLAGLDPLVEALSPEGGGSAAAAILTTDLVAKEIALEADLGGRRVRLGGMAKGSGMIHPAMATMLGYLSCDAGMPAEVWRGMVKRAVDRSFNAITVDGDTSTNDTLLAFAAGEPLSPEHLDALEAGLTAVSQHLARAIARDGEGATCLIEVQVAGAATEADARAIARTICGSSLVKCAVHGRDPNWGRIVAAAGRAGVPMDPDALALWLGEHQLMAAGQPLAFDRPAASAYLRARAAGAYLSDDTVQIRLVVGEGPGTGLAWGCDLSDQYVRINADYTT; encoded by the coding sequence ATGCCGTCTTCCATCCCGTCCTGGCACCCGATCCCCGGCGGCCTCACCGCCCCCGCGGGCTTCCTGGCGGCCGGGATCACGGCCGGCCTCAAGCCCTCGGGCAATCCCGACCTCTCCCTGCTGCTGGCTCCGCAGGGGGCCGTGTGCGCCGGCACCTTCACCACCTCGCGGGTGCGGGCTGCCTGCGTGAACCTCTGCGCCGAGCGGCTGGAGGCCTCGGGCGGCCATGCCCGCGCCGTGGTCACCAATTCCGGCCAGGCCAATGCCTGCACCGGGGATCGCGGCCGGATCGACAGCCTGCGGGCCACCGAGGCCCTGGCGGCCCGGCTCGGCCTGGAGGCGGAGCAGGTGCTGATCTGCTCCACCGGCGTGATCGGTGTGCCGATCCCGATGGACACCCTGCTGGCGGGCCTCGATCCGCTGGTGGAGGCCCTCAGCCCGGAGGGGGGGGGCAGCGCGGCGGCGGCCATCCTCACCACCGATCTGGTGGCCAAGGAGATCGCCCTGGAGGCCGACCTGGGCGGCCGGCGGGTGCGCCTTGGCGGCATGGCCAAGGGTTCAGGGATGATCCATCCGGCCATGGCCACGATGCTCGGCTACCTGAGCTGCGATGCCGGCATGCCGGCGGAGGTGTGGCGAGGGATGGTGAAGCGGGCGGTGGATCGCTCCTTCAATGCGATCACGGTGGACGGCGACACCAGCACCAACGACACGCTCCTGGCCTTTGCCGCCGGCGAGCCCCTGAGCCCCGAGCACCTGGACGCGCTGGAGGCCGGCCTCACGGCGGTGTCGCAGCACCTGGCCAGGGCGATCGCCCGCGATGGTGAGGGTGCCACCTGCCTGATCGAGGTGCAGGTGGCGGGTGCCGCCACGGAGGCCGATGCCCGCGCCATCGCCCGCACCATCTGCGGCTCGTCGCTGGTGAAGTGCGCTGTGCACGGCCGCGACCCCAACTGGGGCCGGATCGTGGCCGCCGCCGGCCGTGCCGGTGTGCCGATGGATCCCGACGCCTTGGCCCTCTGGCTGGGGGAGCACCAGTTGATGGCCGCCGGCCAGCCGTTGGCCTTTGACCGCCCGGCGGCGTCCGCCTACCTGCGCGCTCGGGCCGCCGGCGCCTACCTCAGCGATGACACCGTGCAGATCCGCCTGGTGGTGGGCGAGGGCCCGGGCACCGGCCTGGCCTGGGGCTGCGATCTCTCCGACCAGTACGTGCGCATCAACGCCGACTACACGACCTAG
- a CDS encoding FAD-dependent oxidoreductase: MGLSIAHHLARRGMGVRVLSRRRQEAAGFVAAGMLAPHAEGLRGPLLSLGQHSLARIPAWVAAIEADSGLGCGLRRCGIVVPFATAEASDAYPTARWGQPLDRQGLEREVPGIGKSWQAGLLFPQDGQIDNRRRLMRALERACVERGVQFEEGAEVLELGADDHGTLAAVRWRGADGRTQELPCDRAVLCGGAWSSQLLPQLPITPVKGQMLSLQGPRHALGRVIFGPGTYLVPRKDGLVVVGATSEPEAGFRPGLTPAGQRQLEEGLTALLPAAGGWPSMERWWGFRPCTPDEGPLLGPGPMAGLWLAAGHHRNGVLLAAITAELVGDSLLGQRLPAEDQHLLEAFRWDRFNLPAGPGA, translated from the coding sequence ATGGGACTCTCCATTGCCCACCACCTCGCCCGCCGGGGGATGGGGGTGCGGGTGCTCAGCCGCCGCCGGCAGGAGGCCGCCGGCTTCGTGGCGGCCGGCATGCTGGCCCCCCACGCCGAAGGGCTCCGCGGGCCCCTGCTCAGCCTCGGCCAGCACTCCCTGGCGCGGATCCCCGCCTGGGTGGCCGCGATCGAGGCCGATTCCGGGCTCGGCTGCGGGCTGCGGCGCTGCGGCATCGTGGTGCCCTTCGCCACGGCCGAGGCCAGCGACGCCTACCCCACCGCCCGCTGGGGGCAGCCGCTCGACCGCCAGGGCCTCGAGCGGGAGGTGCCGGGCATCGGCAAGTCCTGGCAGGCCGGCCTGCTCTTCCCCCAGGACGGCCAGATCGACAACCGCCGGCGCCTGATGCGGGCCCTGGAGCGGGCCTGCGTGGAGCGGGGGGTGCAGTTCGAGGAGGGGGCCGAGGTGCTGGAGCTGGGCGCCGACGACCACGGCACCCTGGCGGCGGTGCGCTGGCGCGGGGCCGACGGCCGCACCCAGGAGCTGCCCTGCGATCGGGCCGTGCTGTGCGGCGGCGCCTGGAGCAGCCAGCTGCTGCCCCAGCTGCCGATCACCCCCGTGAAGGGGCAGATGCTGTCGCTGCAGGGACCCCGCCACGCTCTGGGGCGGGTGATCTTCGGGCCCGGAACGTACCTGGTGCCCCGCAAGGACGGCCTGGTGGTGGTGGGGGCCACCTCCGAACCGGAGGCCGGCTTCAGGCCCGGCCTCACGCCCGCTGGCCAGCGCCAGCTGGAGGAGGGCCTCACCGCCCTGCTGCCGGCGGCCGGCGGCTGGCCGTCGATGGAGCGCTGGTGGGGCTTCCGCCCCTGCACACCGGACGAGGGCCCGCTGCTGGGACCGGGCCCCATGGCCGGCCTCTGGCTGGCGGCGGGCCACCACCGCAACGGGGTGCTGCTGGCCGCCATCACCGCTGAGCTGGTGGGGGATTCCCTGCTCGGGCAGCGCCTGCCAGCGGAGGATCAACACCTGCTGGAGGCGTTCCGCTGGGACCGTTTCAACCTGCCGGCAGGGCCCGGAGCGTGA
- a CDS encoding GSCFA domain-containing protein — protein sequence MVRLRVFLEPLSGMGVHPYADLPPSAFWKSGVSHGDPHAIQGIYRKKFDLSPQTRIATAGSCFAQHITRRLAGEGLHVLDVEPAPSGLPTSLHQKYGFSLFSARYGNIYTVRQLLQLAEEVAGDRAPQDYVWERNGRYFDALRPGVEPEGLDSPEEVVEHRRYHIAAVKKLFQELDLIVFTLGLTESWEHRESGTVYPMAPGTFAGKYDPEIHAFRNSQFPDVIGDFNKFQVLLRSLRQGRPFKVMLTVSPVPLTASASGHHVLVSSSYSKAILRSVAGQLADNQAHIDYFPSYEIVTNPKLCSSAFAENLRSVRESAVDVVMEHFFSQHAFSQHAGRGCSAGPGDSSGGSPGGMGLARRRADARADAQGRQSDGEASGLACDEMILDAFAPRQ from the coding sequence ATGGTTAGGCTGAGAGTATTTTTAGAACCACTCTCTGGCATGGGTGTTCATCCCTACGCGGATCTTCCCCCGAGTGCTTTTTGGAAGTCAGGCGTATCCCATGGGGATCCCCATGCCATCCAGGGGATCTACAGGAAAAAGTTCGATCTTTCTCCGCAGACAAGGATCGCCACGGCTGGGTCCTGCTTTGCTCAGCACATCACCCGCCGACTGGCGGGCGAAGGCCTCCATGTTCTGGATGTGGAGCCCGCACCTTCCGGCCTGCCCACGAGCCTGCATCAGAAGTACGGATTCTCCTTGTTCAGTGCACGCTATGGGAACATCTATACGGTGAGGCAGCTGCTGCAGCTGGCCGAGGAGGTGGCAGGTGATCGTGCTCCTCAGGACTATGTGTGGGAGAGGAATGGTCGCTACTTCGATGCCCTCAGGCCTGGCGTTGAGCCTGAAGGCCTTGATTCTCCTGAGGAAGTTGTTGAACATCGCCGTTATCATATTGCAGCTGTAAAAAAGCTGTTCCAGGAGCTTGATCTGATCGTCTTCACGCTTGGTCTCACCGAGTCTTGGGAGCATCGAGAGTCTGGCACGGTGTATCCCATGGCCCCAGGCACTTTTGCAGGCAAGTATGATCCTGAAATCCATGCCTTCAGGAATTCTCAATTTCCGGATGTCATCGGAGATTTCAACAAGTTTCAGGTTCTTCTCAGGAGTCTCAGGCAGGGGCGGCCCTTCAAGGTGATGCTCACCGTTTCACCGGTTCCGCTCACGGCCAGTGCCAGTGGACATCACGTGCTTGTCTCGAGCAGTTATTCCAAGGCGATCCTCAGGTCTGTGGCGGGTCAATTGGCTGACAACCAAGCTCACATTGACTACTTCCCCTCTTATGAAATAGTGACGAACCCGAAACTCTGTTCATCTGCGTTCGCGGAAAATCTGAGATCAGTGCGAGAGAGCGCGGTGGATGTTGTGATGGAGCACTTCTTCTCCCAGCATGCATTCTCCCAGCATGCAGGCCGTGGTTGTTCGGCCGGTCCTGGCGATTCCTCTGGCGGTTCTCCTGGCGGTATGGGGCTGGCAAGGCGACGGGCGGATGCACGCGCGGATGCCCAGGGCAGGCAATCCGATGGGGAGGCTTCGGGTCTGGCCTGCGACGAGATGATTCTGGATGCGTTTGCACCCCGGCAATGA
- a CDS encoding adenylate/guanylate cyclase domain-containing protein, translating to MASSLRRTVALALASGGLALTVGGLGARPPQQLRVLERGLEDQLVRLRGRRPVPQSVVLVAIDDSTLQQGAWFADQSQDAEPIPAWAEGLSTLPWPRARYGDLLDRLGEASPGAVAINVVFEGPSSQGPADDAALAAAIGRQRGRVALAAEVMEIRDTSFTGLSLAPPADLLREAAGPGGLGITNTLPGGQGEAHSHPQTYSERILALAGAKPQPALSQVALERSGRVSRQADARRQLNFYGPEASFERLPAWEVLDPERWRNHPRRSLIRDAVVLIGPVGAQGGAGTVTPFGTLSGLEMLATATANSLLGDGLQTWPVQPLPRGLLALTPVLLVAVLALLRAGLGWRLGLVALVLALQLAGAWLAFDRLNTWVPLLVPATALVLLGALYGGDAYLAEERERRRLRRTFERYVAPSVVAEILSDPAAAEGILRGRLLPVTVLFTDLKGFTQLTNSRSGSGEIELHVRQLNRYLGEMVEVITAHGGTVDKFIGDAVMAVFGSPLGRGPRAEAVAAVRCAAEMRRALSRLNSAWQAEGLEPLDNCTGLASGEVIVGQIGSPRRMEFTVIGDKVNLASRMEGLTRTAGTPLLFDAATAELVDGELPVQPLGELPVKGMGELPVFTLRALPAG from the coding sequence ATGGCTTCCTCCCTGCGCCGCACCGTGGCCCTGGCTCTGGCCTCCGGTGGTCTGGCCCTGACAGTGGGCGGGCTGGGGGCCCGGCCGCCGCAGCAGCTGCGCGTTCTCGAACGGGGCCTGGAGGATCAGCTGGTGCGGCTGCGCGGCCGGCGGCCGGTGCCCCAGTCGGTGGTGCTGGTGGCGATCGACGATTCCACCCTCCAGCAAGGGGCCTGGTTCGCCGACCAGTCCCAGGACGCGGAACCGATTCCCGCCTGGGCCGAGGGGCTCAGCACCCTCCCCTGGCCCCGGGCCCGCTACGGCGATCTGCTCGACCGGCTGGGGGAGGCCAGTCCTGGGGCGGTGGCCATCAACGTGGTCTTCGAGGGCCCCAGCAGCCAGGGCCCGGCCGACGATGCCGCACTGGCGGCGGCCATCGGTCGCCAGCGGGGCCGCGTGGCCCTCGCCGCGGAGGTCATGGAGATCCGCGACACCAGCTTCACGGGCCTGAGCCTGGCCCCGCCCGCCGATCTGCTGCGCGAGGCGGCCGGCCCCGGCGGTCTTGGCATCACCAACACCCTGCCGGGCGGCCAGGGTGAGGCCCACAGCCACCCCCAGACCTACAGCGAGCGGATCCTGGCGCTGGCTGGCGCCAAGCCCCAGCCAGCCCTCTCCCAGGTGGCTCTGGAGCGTTCCGGCCGGGTGAGCCGGCAGGCCGATGCCCGGCGCCAGCTGAACTTCTACGGCCCGGAGGCCTCCTTCGAGCGGCTGCCCGCCTGGGAAGTGCTCGATCCGGAGCGCTGGCGCAACCACCCCAGGCGCAGCCTGATCCGGGATGCGGTGGTGCTGATCGGGCCGGTGGGCGCCCAGGGGGGGGCAGGCACGGTGACGCCCTTCGGCACCCTCTCCGGGCTGGAGATGCTGGCGACCGCCACCGCCAATTCGCTGCTGGGTGATGGCCTGCAGACCTGGCCGGTCCAGCCGCTGCCCCGCGGTCTGCTGGCCCTGACGCCGGTGCTGCTGGTGGCCGTCCTGGCCCTGCTGCGCGCGGGCCTGGGCTGGCGGCTCGGGCTGGTGGCGCTGGTGCTGGCCCTGCAGCTGGCCGGCGCCTGGCTGGCCTTCGACCGCCTCAACACCTGGGTGCCCCTGCTGGTGCCCGCCACGGCGCTGGTGCTGCTGGGGGCGCTCTACGGCGGCGATGCCTACCTGGCGGAGGAGCGTGAGCGGCGGCGCCTGCGCCGCACCTTCGAGCGCTACGTGGCCCCCAGTGTGGTGGCGGAGATCCTCTCCGATCCGGCGGCGGCGGAGGGCATCCTGCGCGGCCGGCTCCTGCCCGTCACCGTGCTCTTCACCGACCTCAAGGGCTTCACCCAGCTCACCAACAGCCGCAGCGGCAGTGGTGAGATCGAGCTGCATGTGCGCCAGCTCAACCGCTACCTCGGCGAGATGGTGGAGGTGATCACCGCCCATGGCGGCACCGTGGACAAGTTCATCGGCGATGCGGTGATGGCGGTGTTCGGCTCCCCGCTGGGCCGGGGGCCCCGGGCGGAGGCGGTGGCCGCGGTGCGCTGTGCCGCCGAGATGCGGCGGGCCCTGAGCCGGCTGAACAGCGCCTGGCAGGCCGAGGGCCTGGAGCCGCTCGACAACTGCACGGGCCTGGCTTCCGGGGAGGTGATCGTGGGCCAGATCGGCAGCCCCCGCCGCATGGAGTTCACCGTGATCGGCGACAAGGTCAACCTGGCCAGCCGGATGGAGGGGCTCACCCGCACAGCAGGGACGCCCCTCCTCTTCGACGCCGCCACCGCCGAGCTCGTGGACGGGGAGCTGCCGGTGCAGCCGCTGGGGGAGCTGCCGGTGAAGGGCATGGGGGAGCTGCCGGTGTTCACGCTCCGGGCCCTGCCGGCAGGTTGA
- a CDS encoding iron dicitrate transport regulator FecR produces MLNRGIRALLLLLPLALAPARAVPASTLAQGSSGGAVQATVLQILDRPELYIEQRRARVKDVAHEPETLSTRDTRAQLRFHTGAGARINRQSRLRLGRGCLLLDQGQLLVSGRQNGCTRSMRVSVRGTNYILEAFENGDTAVTSLEGRLELVRLRDGEPTGQAPLLLESGQRLRLLQALDLTTVIALTPQDYQAILEGPLFRGFEPRLPDQGALEDHLNANVPGVRLPRPAPRAGGGRLPFSFGFGFGFGDGGRGDGDGPRPGGNRPELRDASPNSR; encoded by the coding sequence GTGCTCAACCGGGGGATCCGCGCCCTGCTCCTGCTGCTGCCCCTGGCGCTGGCGCCGGCCCGGGCGGTGCCGGCCAGCACCCTCGCCCAGGGCAGCAGCGGGGGCGCGGTGCAGGCCACCGTGCTGCAGATCCTCGACCGGCCCGAGCTGTACATCGAGCAGCGCCGGGCCCGGGTGAAGGATGTGGCCCACGAGCCCGAGACCCTCAGCACCCGCGACACCCGGGCCCAGCTTCGCTTCCACACCGGCGCCGGCGCCCGCATCAACCGCCAGTCGCGCCTGAGGCTGGGCCGCGGCTGTCTGCTGCTGGATCAGGGCCAGCTGCTGGTGTCGGGACGCCAGAACGGCTGCACCCGCTCCATGCGGGTGAGTGTGCGCGGCACCAACTACATCCTGGAGGCCTTCGAGAACGGCGACACGGCGGTCACCTCCCTGGAGGGGCGCCTGGAGCTGGTGCGGCTGCGCGATGGGGAACCCACCGGCCAGGCCCCGCTGCTGCTGGAGAGCGGCCAGCGGCTGCGGTTGCTGCAGGCCCTGGACCTCACCACCGTGATCGCCCTCACCCCGCAGGACTACCAGGCGATCCTGGAGGGTCCGCTGTTCCGCGGCTTCGAGCCGCGGCTCCCCGACCAGGGCGCCCTGGAGGACCACCTCAACGCCAACGTGCCGGGCGTGCGCCTGCCCCGCCCGGCGCCCCGGGCAGGCGGCGGGCGGCTGCCGTTCTCCTTCGGGTTCGGCTTCGGGTTCGGCGATGGGGGCCGTGGAGACGGCGATGGACCCCGGCCCGGGGGGAACCGTCCGGAACTCCGGGACGCCTCCCCCAACAGCCGCTGA
- the coaE gene encoding dephospho-CoA kinase (Dephospho-CoA kinase (CoaE) performs the final step in coenzyme A biosynthesis.), translating into MEPADAEANAVCRRLAGELFPWDITRALELALLKTFCLPSISGLLERTGEFTTRPRKRYDDTGLMVAELLRWGPASAAGQAVIRRMNRIHGAYAIGNRDFLYVLSTFVAEPIRWLQRYGWRPLSAHEQTCLYRFWRQVGEAMGITAIPAGLEELLAFNRRVEAEAFRAADSNQRVADATLAMLLADWPAPLRPPLRRVLLALVGAEVCGSLGWSCSPGWLQQLVLLALRLRSRLARRWPRRPGSTRFYSERPTPSYGEEFALEQLGPPAMLPRLNQPRWQGSQRRIGLTGGIASGKSTAGRWLSERAGLPVLDADLFAREALAPGSAGEAAVRERYGDAVPWDAHGLDRAALGRLVFSNPAERTWLEQLVHPLVRQRFEEELARLADAPVVALMIPLLFEAGLQSLCSEVWLIDCEESQQRQRLMARNGLSEAEARARIAAQWPLARKRPLADVVLDNRGGVEALEAGLARSLALGGSGDRAAPTS; encoded by the coding sequence ATGGAGCCGGCCGATGCCGAGGCGAATGCCGTGTGCCGGAGACTGGCCGGTGAGCTCTTCCCCTGGGACATCACCCGCGCCCTGGAGCTGGCCCTGCTCAAGACGTTTTGCCTGCCCTCGATCTCGGGCCTGCTGGAGCGCACCGGCGAATTCACCACGCGGCCCCGCAAGCGCTACGACGACACCGGCCTGATGGTGGCCGAACTGCTGCGCTGGGGGCCCGCCAGCGCCGCGGGGCAGGCCGTGATCAGGCGGATGAACCGCATCCACGGCGCCTACGCGATCGGCAACCGTGATTTCCTCTACGTGCTCTCCACCTTCGTGGCCGAACCGATCCGCTGGCTGCAACGCTACGGCTGGCGGCCACTCAGCGCCCACGAGCAGACCTGCCTCTACCGCTTCTGGCGCCAGGTGGGGGAAGCGATGGGGATCACCGCCATTCCCGCCGGTCTGGAGGAGCTGCTGGCCTTCAACCGGCGCGTGGAGGCCGAGGCCTTCCGTGCCGCGGACTCCAACCAGCGGGTGGCCGACGCCACGCTGGCGATGCTGCTGGCCGACTGGCCGGCCCCGCTGCGGCCGCCCCTGCGGCGGGTGCTGCTGGCGCTGGTGGGTGCCGAGGTGTGCGGCAGCCTCGGCTGGAGCTGCAGCCCCGGCTGGTTGCAGCAGCTGGTGCTGCTGGCCCTGCGGCTGCGCAGCCGGCTGGCGCGCCGCTGGCCGCGCCGGCCCGGTTCCACGCGCTTCTATTCCGAACGCCCCACCCCGAGCTACGGCGAGGAGTTCGCACTGGAGCAGCTGGGTCCACCGGCGATGCTGCCCCGCCTGAACCAGCCCCGCTGGCAGGGGAGCCAGCGGCGCATCGGCCTCACCGGCGGCATCGCCAGCGGCAAGAGCACCGCCGGCCGCTGGCTGAGCGAGCGGGCCGGCCTGCCGGTGCTCGATGCCGACCTGTTCGCCCGCGAGGCCCTGGCGCCGGGATCGGCCGGGGAGGCGGCGGTGCGGGAGCGCTACGGAGACGCGGTGCCCTGGGATGCCCATGGCCTGGACCGGGCCGCCCTGGGGCGCCTGGTGTTCAGCAATCCGGCGGAGCGCACCTGGCTGGAGCAACTGGTGCATCCCCTGGTACGGCAGCGGTTCGAGGAGGAACTGGCCCGGCTGGCAGACGCCCCGGTGGTGGCGCTGATGATCCCGCTGCTGTTCGAGGCCGGCCTGCAGAGCCTCTGCAGCGAGGTGTGGCTGATCGACTGCGAGGAGAGCCAGCAGCGGCAGCGACTGATGGCCCGCAACGGGCTCAGCGAGGCGGAGGCCCGCGCCCGCATCGCCGCCCAGTGGCCCCTGGCGCGCAAACGGCCCCTGGCCGATGTGGTGCTCGACAACCGGGGCGGGGTGGAGGCTCTGGAGGCTGGCCTGGCCCGGTCCCTGGCGCTGGGAGGGTCCGGCGACAGGGCCGCCCCCACCTCCTAG